CATTTGGCCGGCCTTCTGAAAGCTCGGAAGATCAATGTAAGTTCTCGTGAGTTCCCCCCATCTTACTCGCTAACCAATTATAGCGACAATCGAACCATCGTCAGAACGTATCACTCGCACAAGGTCTCTTGACCCTGAATCAGCTGGTCCCCAGACTGAAGGACGATCTCGTTGGCGTTTAAGTGAGGGGCCTTCGCAACCTCCGAAGAAACGTGCCCGTAACTTATCTTACTCGCTTTTCCCGGCTCCTATCGACAGATCTCTTTACCTTGGTGACATTCCTAAGCCTTCTACAGCGCCTACAGAGGCGGCTGCCCCGGATTCGCATCGCACTGAACAGGTGCAGGCGCAGAAGCCTGGGCCTGTAGCATCAGATGACCAAGCTGAACGACGCCAGACGTCTCAAGCGATTAGTGATGCGGAACAAAGGAAGCGCAAGCGGTCTCCATCGCCCGATGTGATTCCCAACCCAGCCGGATCTAGCTATGGATTGGACCTGGATTATTTCTGTTATAGCTCTGAAAGTGAAGATGAGGCGGCAGAAACTCCATCTAAGCAGAGCGAACGCAAGAAAGCCGATAGTCTAGCAAAGTCTGTGGCCCGCAGTGCCCTCCGTACGGAGAGACAGTCATCCAAAAAGGTGCGCTTTGATGCAAGCCCAGAGGACACACCTTCTAAGCTTCGCTCGCGTGCTCGCTCGACTGATCCCTATCGCGGAACACACTTCGTCGGGATGGGTAGTGATTCACCAACACCACCTGCTCGCACTGAGCAGCCTTCTCAGCGACATGCGGGATTCGTCCCCAATACACAGGGTACTTTCCAGCTAGACTATGACGCAGTCTCAGATGAATTCGAGACTAGTAGCCTGTCCTCGTCAACAGATGTTACCGCCCCTAGCCCCTCCCAAGCCGCACgggaagaagatgggcgTGCTTCTACACAACCCGAAGGCCATGATGCTCAATCTCCTGCATCTCGCCATACCTCTCGGGCTCAGCCATCAACACCAGGTAAGGTAGACGAGGAAGCCCTTGCAAGAGTGCGGTCCCAAGCGGAGAAATACAAGCCGAAGACTCCTAGTGGTCTGCGTACTACAAGCCGATACGCTAGTCCATTGACTGCCACGCCCGATACCGTTGCCTCCAAGCAAACAACTAAGAAATCCGACTTAAATCCGCAGCCTGGTAAGGCTGACGAACCCGGAAACttcggtgatgatgaattCGCCCGTGATGCGGAATGGCTTTATCAGAATTGTCCTTCCGGAGACCTCAGCCAACTTAAGTGGCCGGCTCGTCAAAGCTATGAAGAGAGCCTTGGTGTCAGCTCTACCTCTATGAAACTCCTTGCTACGATTTGGGACGACTCCGAGATTGAACCAGCGTACCTTGCTTTTCGCCAGAGTTTTGAGGAATTCAAAAAGACATTGAAATAAAGTCTTGACTATATTGATTGAAACGATATCTGCTCCCCCTCTCCCCTTTTTATGCTGTTTATGTTTGAGTGGTTTTCCTTCGACCTTCTTTACCTATCTCATTCGCCACATCCCTCGTCCGAGGGATTAAGATGGGACCAAAGGCGATTTATTGATAACTTTTATAGCTGGAGTTTGGGTATACATATTTGTTGTATCAACGTCGCTAGCTGCGGCCTCTTTCAGCCTGTTGGATGGAGTTGTAGGCCCTCTAGTTGATGGCTTTCTGTCTTTAGGATCACTTTTGATGATACTGTTTTCTATGGTTTACTGGAGTTTTGTTAAATCATCTGTATCTGGAGCTATGCATGAGCACCGAGTTGTGTTGAGTCTCGCATTCAGGCgtctctctttttattttggcAAATGGGCATTGGTTGTATTCACAATACACTTgcatatttttttttagaaacCTCTCAGTTATCCagtctgtttcttctttaaGGCTGCTACATCCCTGGCCAAGATCATTGCGCTTGGATACAACCACAGCTTGCCACTTGTCTTTATGTCTAGGGTAATCTTATAATGAGAGCGCCTCCAAATGTCTCACCGCGGACGCTGACACTCAAGCTGAGCCTCTGTTGCCTCTCAAGGCATATCCCTCTACGCCATCATGCAACAGTTACGCCCTTGTCTCACAATAGTGAGCCCAGATCGACCCTCAAAGTCAGGCTGATAGAGAGCAGCCCTCCCGGAGGATAACATAAAACCACCTCCCCCCAAAGCGACATCctatcttctccatctcacCCAACCTCGAAGGCATTCCCTATGCGCCTCCTTCAAACGAGCCACCttaaaatcaataaaaaaatgtGTTACTACCAACCGAATCAACCGCACTGCACCTGCGACTTCCTCCAACTAATCCAACCATGCATCAAAGCACAATACTACCCTTCACCAAACAACAACCCACAGCCCATCATCGTCGCCTGCTGTAACCGATTCATTCTAACTGATGTTGCCCCGCGGTACTGCCAACTGTGCAGTAGCCGCCTGCCACGACTTGGGCAGACGAGTCAGGCAGAACATCGAGACATGTCTCATTTGGAGATAGGAAATGGGCTCCCGGGCGTGTGCAACACAACTGTCACTGTTTTACCGCCCCTTTCTTCGTTTGCAACTGctccctcttcttttcgcATGCCTGGGCCTCTCGAGGGGTTTCAGCGATCGGATCAGATCATGTCTGGTGAGAATTCGGCCGTGCGTGATCGTGTACTATCTTCTGGTCTTCCGTCGTTGTTGCCTGCGCCGTCGAGGAGTATGCTCGATGTGGGGCCGTCGCAGGTGGTTAGAATGCAGGAAGCGAGCACTAAGCGGCATCTGAATGAGGAGATAAGACAGGATAAGTGAATGGTGTGAGGTTCAGAGTGGGTTGCAGATCAGGGTTATTGAGGGCATGTGCACAGTTGAGTTGAGCTTGGAGGGTAGCCACAAGCGAATGATAGGATGATAAAATGATACATGGGGTGAGGGTCCAGATGTGATGGACATTGAACTGAGTccatgatggaaagaatgCTCTATATGTTCAAGAATGTAAGGTTACTATACATGTAGGTAGGTCATTCCATCCGATCACGCGCTATGAGATATAGATTCAAGTGTCATACATATCCAAAGCAAGCAAAGAGGTATCTCTGTAACTTTTCTTAATCAAACCCTTCAAattcttcttcatccttgccAGCATTTGCTGCTTCGGCCTTTCCTGCACGTCTAAGGcgtctctcttcttcgttcTTGACTCTGATACTTTCCACCATTTGCTCCGTCTCCCGCACCTTCTGCCGCTCTTCTTCggtcatcttctcccacttattcttctcttgtcGACGTTGCTTCTGCTCTCGtcgcttttgctttttatttctatcGTCAAGCTTATTGCTCCATGCGGTGGTCTCGGTGGCCTTCCTCTTGTTCGAGGATTCTTGTGTGCCGTCGCCTTCTTTGCTCTCCTGGAGCAATTCTATGCGACGTTTCTCCCGTTGTTTGTCTTTGTATTTGTAGTCATCCCAGTCGAGATTGACACCGAGGGTCCGGTCACCGGTGAAGTTCCTCAACTCAGGCATTTTGGGAAGCTTCAGTAGACCCCATGCCTTCCCTAAACTCTCCCAATCAAGATCCGCGACACGGAAAATGCTGCTCGCCTGGTGTTTGCTATAACTCCTTAACCAACTGACAAAAGCCTTTTGGCCACGATCGTGGAGTGCACGGTCTGCCAGCACAGCCTTGCGGACCGCTTTCGTAGCTGCAGTGGCTTCAGATtctgagaaggagatcggATGGGGGAAAGGAGCCACTGGAGTCTTGCGGACTTCGAGGAAAGACACATAGTCTTCCTCTCGGCCTGGATGCAACAAAACTACACTCAGGCCCCTTCGGCCGGCTCTGCCAGCACGGCCACATCTATGAATGAACGTTTTAGGATCCGATGGAGGATCTATTTGAACGACGAGGTCAACTGATGGGATATCCAAGCCGCGAGAAGCGACATCCGTTGTTAGTAGAATTGCTGGGCTGTATGAATTCACGAATCGGTTGAAGTTCTTTTCACGGACGTTCGCCGGGTGCTTTCCATGTAGTGAAATTAACTGGAAATCATCACCAAGTATCAATGGTAAGATCGCAGAGAGATAATCAACTCCTGAGCAGGTTGAGGCGAAGAATATGGTTTTCTGAGGAGTTGGATCAACGGAATGGAGAATATGCTTCAAGGCGTCAAATTTGTGAATCGTGGGTGTCGTAAGGTAGGTCATTTGTAAGCTTGCAGGTGTTCGCTTGTCCTGGGCACCTGAAGTCCCTTTGACCTTGACCATGACCTTGACAGGATTGCGCAGACCAACCCGCACAATCTGATCAACGGCTTCGCTTATACTTGCACTAAACAATCCCGTTCGCCTTTGTTTGGGTAACCGACGTATAATGTTCTGTAGAGTTTCCTTGAACCCAAGGTCCAGAAGTCGGTCTGCCTCGTCCAAGACGAGCATCTCGAACGAAGATTGGGGGCAGTGGACATGAGGTGAAGAGAGCAGTTCCAACAAACGCCCAGGCGTAGAGACGAGCAGGTTCGGCGATTGCTTCAAGAATTTGCTTAAATCTTCTGCTGGTGTAGTAGAACCTCCGAGAAGGAGCTGTGGAACAACCTTGAGGGTAGAGGATGGGAATTTTTGCCGGGGcacatcatcgtcttctgaAGGGTTGATGACGGAggcagatggaggatggaaTGCGAGTAATGAGAGTAGTACATGGTAGATCTGTGATGCAAGTTCCCTGCACTTGTTAGCATAtttgtacttttttttttctaagCAAAGACTATAGCTACCTCGTCGGGGAAATGATGATCGCGCCAACGTGATGTTTTTTAATAGGTTCTTCAAGACGTAGAAGTTTCTCCACGATAGGAATCAAGAAAGATAAGGTCTTTCCACTTCCAGTAACGGCCTCGACTACAACATCTTTGTGGGCCATGAAGAGGGGAATAGCGGACGCTTGCACGGGCGTCATGCGCGTGAAGCCCATAGACGAAACGGCTTCCAGCACCCATTCCGACAGGGAAGGTGAGACACCATCCCAAGCTCTAGAAGATGTACCAGCTGGCGGTTTTGGGGCCATTTTTGCAGCCTGAAGAATAGATTGGCTCCCTTACGAGCCTACCCTCAACAGATTATTCGAATGATGGAACTTCCGTCGCTCATCCATACAAactaaaaaatctagaaaaaaggTCTTATCAGTAACTGATTAGATATCGTGGGCGGTGAACGTTTCTgcccacacacacacacacacacgtGACACTATACGGATTTGGCGGAAGGTTCGGCGAATTATTTCTGTCGACACGACAATAAGCCAGAAAAAATCAGTGGTAGGCTGTGGGCAGCAGGCTGATACCCCTCGGATACACCGTCATACTTGTCCTTCTGTGGTTCCCTGGTTGTGTCGATCTTTGGCTGAGACCATAACGTTTTGTGTGGCAGTGTTATTCCTTTGCGCATCATTCGACATCAATAATTTATCTTTCACTTTTGTGTATATAGTCGCCCACCATTGCGTCGTTAGAAGCAGACtacttcttcctccccggcaTTTCTGCCCGCAATCATTCCTTCTCAACTCGGCGACCACTGTCTGGGTTAATTCACTCTCCGATTCTTCCGCCGTTTGCCCTACGAGCGGCCAATATGTCTGCCCATGATGCGATCCCGGAGACTCCTCGAGTCATTTCGCCTTCGCCTGCTCCTTCAGAAAGCAGGTCGCGATCCAGGGACGGATACTCTGCCCCCACAACTCGCTCTGCAGCGCGACGACAGCGACTAGTAGATGTATCAGAGGAAAGCAATAATGAGCGGCAGTCGGGATCAAGGCGCTCGCGGACTCGTTCTAGGAGCCCGAATAGTCCTGCAGGATCAACTAGACAAAGGAAGCGAAAATCCAACCCGATGCGGCCTGCAAAAAGCCCCGAACCACAGACAAACGGCGGAGCGAAGCCCAATGGTTTCTTATCGCCGCTTGCGAAAGCTGACGGCATCGCGCATAGCATCTCCCGATCCCCCTCCCCTATGGGGCTTATTCCTCTTCATACACGGTATCGCAGTTTCATTCATCGCCATGAAATACCGCGCAAGGTCCTCCACGTGTCAATCGGCTTCTTTACACTTCATCTGTATAGCCGTGGTATCCAAACAACCCAAATCACTCCCTGGCTGTTCGGGGCCCTAGTACCAATAGCTGCAGTGGATGTGGTGCGTCACCGCTCGGAGACGATCAATAAGCTTTACGTTCGCTGCGTCGGAGCGCTGATGCGGGAGACCGAAGTGCAAGGGTATAATGGCGTGATCTGGTATTTACTCGGCGCATACGCAGTCCTGCGCTTTTTCCCCAAGGACGTAGGAGTCATGGGTGTATTGCTCCTAAGTTGGTGCGACACAGCAGCTTCTACCTTCGGTCGTCTGTATGGCCGGCACACGTTCCAGCTGCGCAAAGGGAAGAGCTTTGCTGGAACCTTGAGCGCGTGGCTCGTTGGAGTGATCACTGCCGCTGCCTTCTGGGGCTTCTTCGTACCCAACGTCGGTCCTTTCCCCAATGACCCAGAGAACGCATTCATGTTCACTGGCCGTCTCAACCTTGTCCCAGACACAATCAAGAACCTTATCGGCTGGACAGCGGATACTGTTATCTCGGGCCCCCTGGCCCTCGGCGTTATGAGCGTTGTCTCCGGCCTGGTAGCAGCAGGCAGCGAGTTCGTGGACCTTTTCGGCTGGGATGATAACTTCACTATCCCAGTCCTGAGTGGAATAGGTTTATGGGGCTTTTTGAAGGTTTTTGGTTAAATATGTGAAGGATACCATCTCCGGCGTTTGTCTTGgcttcgctttctttctACATTTCAAATTATATTTTGTATCGATTAGGGATCTAGAATCGGATGGCCAGCGAGAAGGTGATACCTTTTTTGTTTCGCACTGCGAATCCTCCTTTTGAACGAGTCCATTTGTCTATActcatctttcttcccttgtctgcttttcttcttatacCTGTCTTCTTTCCACTCTTCTTATTATACCACTGGAAGCTAGCGCCAACACCTCCTATTCTACCAAACACCGACGAGGATCCACTGCTCTGCTTTATAGATAGAAGAGAACCACCTGTGATTAGAGAATTTGATGACTGCGCGACTTCTAGTAAGACTGCGGGTCTAGGCGTCATGTTCTGATTCGAGGTTCATATCTGTTCTTTATCTCGGTATGATTATGTAtccatgtatgtacttacTATAGCTAGATATCACAAGAACGTTATAGTGCTCAATATCGAATATGTGAAAGAACAGAATTGTGCTTTGAAATACTAGAAGCCCTAGTTCCACCAACGCCTGAGTATCAAATACCTATCCCTTGTTTAGAACGCTCAAGAACGGGAGAAGGATAAGGGTATACAGAATCATGAGTCCAAGACACGCAAACAATTTAGAAATGTCGGTTCAACTAAGGTCCAGTATGCTCACGCGTGAGAGTCGTTTCTTGCCTCTGTGACTCTTTGAACTCTCATTAGTGGTATTGTTATCGACTTCAGATTTTGATTCATCCGAGGCCATCCCGGCCTTAGGATTTGGCTCTAGTGCCCAGTACCCATCGTACACTATGACGGATTCTGCATGGGAACTGGGTTTGTTGGCATCATTCTTTCTATCCCTCAGATCTTCTGTCGTTGTTTCCACCTTTGCAGGCTCCGAAGTGTCCTTCTTACATGGCTTTGGTGACGTGGCTAGAGTCTCCACgctgcttttcctttgcgTTGCACGATTTCTAAAAGCCAATTTTTCCCGAATATTCTGGACAGTAGGCGAACTAACTTCTCCCAGATCTATCAGGGTATCATCTGGTCGAGGTTTGGGGATACCCCGATCATAATGTACTTTTCTAATCTCTGGCTTTTGCAGATGTCGCTTAGCAGGAGGTATGGTAATATTCAATGAATGTGATCGTTCTTTGGTAGATCCTTGtggtttgatatcatccAAAAGCAACGAGGACATAGCTTGCTCCAGTTTCTGGACTCCCTGAGAGCCCTGAGATTTGGATATACTTTGATCGGGTTTTGACATGTTGCGGCACTTCGCACGTACAGGTTGAGCAGAATCCGTACTGTCAGTTGTGAACAGGTCATTATAGCTAACATTGGAATAGCTCATACGGATTCTCCCCGGAGATACAGAAGATAGAGAGCAGTCCAAAGAATCTGCATCTGGAACTTTCGAAGCCTCTACCTCAGAATCGCCCGAGAAAACCGCCCCACGCCGACCTCTGAGAGGAGGCCGAGTAGACGCTGGATGCCGTTTGATGCCCACATTGGGCGATATATTGCATAAAGACAACATATTAGTTGAATAATCAAAATCTTGGCTTCGATCGAAAGCGGTCGTTTGCTGTTGGTAATACAGGCCATGGCTAGACAAGTCTCTGGAAGCACTCAGGGGCCCTTGCACATTCGATGCACTGTGCTTCTTCGGTGTTGACGTCGATGATATTGCTGCCTCAAAGAGCTGCGCCTGTTTGAGTTGCGTAATCTCAGTCCTTTCTTTGGTGAGAGTGCCATATTTCAGGATACTTCCTCTCTTCATGCCTGGATCTATCggtcccttcttctttggcccTGTTTTCCTATTGCTTGGTTTTTTGGGCGCAGAGGCCTTCTCAGACTCTTCCTGTTTCCAAGCTTGCACAACTTCTGGGATTCCTATTGTAGCCACCGTTTCAAACACCCAAATTTTCTCTGAGGAATAAGGATCAAATCGCTTCGTGACACGTTTCTTAGCCGGTGACTGCGGAGCAGGCTCAGCATTAGCTTctgcatcctcctcatcgcccGAAGCCGCCGTTTCTTGCGGAGGAAGTGGTGGATTGGGCTCCTCAGCGAGCAGATCTAAGCCAACAATATCAATAGGGACAAAATCAAGTTGCAGCTCTGTTAATCCATCTGTGCTGAAACTCGTCCTACTCTTATAAACTTTCTGGAGCATTGGCACATCGCTTTCAGATAGCCTGAAAGGAAACGCTGTCAAGTCCTTCCGGAGACGAAGTCGGTAGGAAACCAGAGGTTCGGCGAGTAACCTTATCACCTTCCTTGCCCCAGAGCGATAGTTCCACTCGAAAGTATCCGCAGCAAATCTTCTTAATTCCAAAGCATCAATTTCTTGATCCCAGGCATTCTCTAAACGGCGTTGTAAAACTTCCAGATCCTTCGAATCTGATACTATAGGCTTGGCATAATATGACAATACTGTCCTGTCTGGGAAGCTTTCCGGAATTCGAACAGCTTTGTGTTTGGTCTGAAAATAACCACTTTCGTTCGCTTCAAGCTCATACTGGAGCCTTTCTCTCCATTCGTTCAGCTTCACATTGAGCTCAGTTTCTTCTGAGTTGAGCACTTCCAAAAGGTCCTCGCCAAAGCCCGCTCTTGCAATTTCTGCAGCGAGCTTGCTACCACACTTCGGGACTCCGGATGGCAAGTAATCGCCTCCACTTAACATAGCAAATAAGATCATGCCAGCACGATCAAGCCTTGAGCATGAAGATGAGTTAAGATTTCCCATTTCATAACAGGTAATGTGTGTTGCAGCAGACGTGCCACTTCCGCTTTCCTTGGAGAAATTCATAATGGTCAACGTTGACCCAAACATGAGAGCATCAACATCATTGCTCATCACCGCGTCGACAACACCCGCCCTCTGCAGTCGGGCGCACTCAGCCTCGGCCTCCCCTGGCGCATCGTGACGAGGAAACCTGAATAGATCAACCAAGATCTTGGAAAGTCCAATTATAGGTGCGCTTCCATAAGTGCTCCCTGTAGCTTTGCCTCTTTTAAAGGGCGGCTTGTGTTTCCCGTCGTAAACAAACAGGGGGTGAACAGGAAGGGCTAAAAATTTCAGCAACCTGTAGAACAAAGTCCGTAGCTCCGGATTTTTGCCGCCGCGACCTGCCTGCACCTGGAAAAGCCATATTGAAATGTCCACTGCAACACGAATAGGCCTCGCTGTTCGCTCTAGGTGGGTTATTGCCAGTTTTGACAGGGAAATGCGCTCTCCAGGCCCAATTGCATTGATGAGTCTAATTTGTGTCAGCTAATGCTCGGATTTTAGACTTGTGTAGACAGCCGccagaaaaagatatatatatcttggaTGGTCTCTCTTGACCGAAGTTATTTCACTTACCCGGGAATACCCATTAAGACAGAGATCAGAAATTACCAAGTAAAAACTCCAAATCAACCAATATGCAGTATTCTGGATTGTATATACGTGGAGAATTGTGTGTATTGTAACCATGAGAGTTGTTGTTTGTTGACGTCGGGGAGCACGCGACGGTCCGATGTAGATCCGTCCTCATTAAAGCCGCGGTGGCCGTTGCACTTTCCGTATCTTTGCTCTTGACAGTTTGGGCTTCCTGCTGAATCAGAATAGTGACGATCACTTGATTTGTATCTAAGAGTTCAATCATGAATTGAAATATTCAAATCTGGAACATTAAAGCATGATTCGCGACTGCCGACCGattctccatctccgatCCTCCCCCGCAATCTGAAGTGAACGCAAACACCACAATATATACTACGAAGAAATGACGAGCGGCTCTACGGCTTACAACCTTGATGACAGGCGCACAAGTGTCTCTATGAGCTTGCGACACAGCCAGTCCGGCAGACCTTCCACGCCTCAACATCACCTGCGTTCTAATAATTCCTCCTTCGCAAGCACCTCATCGGCAAGCTCTTCTTTGCGCGGAGACGAGGATGCGATAGTTTTTGAATTTGGCTCTAGATGGCTTCGGGCTGGATTTGAGGGCGACAGTACACCTACGTGTGTGGTCGGGTGCGGGCCGGAAGACTCAAGGAGGGCCGGCGATTACAGGGGATGGCTGAAAGCTAGCCTGAACGCGGATACATTACGCCCACAGCCAGTGAAAGCAGAAGAGTGGACGGGCGCTTATGAATTATGGAAGATGGACGTTCGTGATGTCGACTTGGGACTTGTTGAGGACAAAATCGAGCGGATGTTCCGAGAGACATACAATAAATACCTGTTGACGGATGCGGGAACAGCGAGATTGGTACTCGTTCTCCCGTCTATTATGCCACACCCGCTACTGTCTTCTGTTTTGTCGACCCTATTCAGTCGGTGGCGCTTTCCTAGCATCACGCTCCTTCCGAGCCCCACAATGGCGGTGGCTGCAGCTGGATTGCGTTCGGCGTTGGTGATAGACCTTGGATGGGCGGAAACAACGGTAACTGGGATCTATGAATACAGAGAGATCGCTACCAAGCGGAGTACAAGGGCCATGAAGTCATTGCTTCAGGAAACAGGCAGGTTCCTCACTCGCCTGTCCTCAAACAGTAGCGGGGATGCAGACGAGATCTCCGTGAATTTTGAGTTCTGTGAAGAAGTTGTTAGCCGGTTTCTGTGGTGTATGCCCCAGGCAGGTGATAATGGATCATTTACTTCGTCACAATCAACTGACTCCCAAGGGGGAGATAGTGAGCCGATAGGAAGAGACATCACCGGTCTTTCGCATAAAACCGTTTCAattccatctccatcaaACCCCAGCTCGAACTATTTGGAGATTCCTTTCTCTAAACTGGCAGAGCCGGTGGAGAAAGTCCTTTTTGCTAAAGGTGTAGCGGATTGTGACTTagatgacgaagaaaagcCGGTTGCTTTGCTGGCGTACAACACTCTCCTACAATTACCGCCCGATGTCCGCGGCATCTGTATGTCACGGATAGTGTTCGTCGGTGGAGGAGCCAATATCCCAGGTGTTCGACAGCGAGTCCTTGCTGAAGTAGCGTCCATTATTGATCAACATGGCTGGAGTCCTGTACGTGGTAAAGTTATTGAGCAACAAAGACAAAAGCTACAAAACTTGTCTCTCAATGAGCGCCCGACCTCGGCCAACAACGAAAAGGACACCACACCACCGTCACCCAAAACCTCTATTGAGAAGGGGGACCAAGGAAAACGGGgtaatgaagaagatgagattgACCCAGTCGAGGAGAAGCTCCGCCGTAATAGAGATAAGGATATCAAGCCTCCGGTTCAAGGAGTTCTGCGCGAAGTGGAATCTCTTGGGCCCTGGGCTGGAGCTAGTCTTGTGGCGAGCCTTAAGATAAGGTCACTGGTCGAGATTGAGCGAGAGAAATTTCTTCAGCATGGCCTTGCTGGTGCTAGTCGAGATTTGGATACTCATGGCCATGTCCCTGACCGACGGTCAGGGCTACGATCTGGTGGAGACCGGTCGAGCTGGACTCTGGCAGGATGGGGATGAATACGCACTACCGAAGGAAGTGTGTATTGGGCTGTGTAGCGTTGAAAATTGGTTGCGATACAGCTGGTAGCATATCGTTCACTTGCTGTTCCATTTTCATGAATTCTTCTAGATGACTGTACTTAGACACGATACCCTGAAACTCAGCATTTCATTTACAATTAATATTACGGCAGAGCACTAAGCATTAGGGTCTACTATGCCTTCTGATTATAAACATCGATCACATTATTTACCAGACAGTAGTAAATGTACATACAACACGATGAGGTTGAGAACCGCCCAACAAGTAGAGCCGTCAGAACATTAAATAACCAAATTTGCGGCGTGGCTAGATTAGACTGTGCCAAACTTATACGTGGCCCAGTTGACTGCTGGAGCTCCGGTGGGGGAATAGATTTGGTCTGACAGTTGACCCCACTCGGGGTTATTGATTCCATCAATCCAACCTTCGGTCTCGATAACGACGCACCCATACTGGTTGACGCTCTTTGCGCCCTCGAtaccttcttccttgttcCGCTTGGCCTGGGACGGCTTGACGGCAATGGTGCCCTTCATGTTATCGCAGGTGTAGATTTGAACAGCTTGTTGGTTTGAAGCCACTTCTAAACTGATCCCGGTTGTGCTGGAGTTCATACGAACAACTGGGACAATAGAGTTGGCTGGGCCATATGCATTGTCTCGATCGACAATGAAGCAGTTGTCATAGCCCGTGCAGCCCGTTCCACACAGCCCTTCTGCTTTCTCAATGTCCTGGCCCAC
The sequence above is a segment of the Aspergillus flavus chromosome 4, complete sequence genome. Coding sequences within it:
- a CDS encoding uncharacterized protein (expressed protein), translating into MCYYQPNQPHCTCDFLQLIQPCIKAQYYPSPNNNPQPIIVACCNRFILTDVAPRYCQLCSSRLPRLGQTSQAEHRDMSHLEIGNGLPGVCNTTVTVLPPLSSFATAPSSFRMPGPLEGFQRSDQIMSGENSAVRDRVLSSGLPSLLPAPSRSMLDVGPSQVVRMQEASTKRHLNEEIRQDK
- a CDS encoding P-loop containing nucleoside triphosphate hydrolase protein, producing MAPKPPAGTSSRAWDGVSPSLSEWVLEAVSSMGFTRMTPVQASAIPLFMAHKDVVVEAVTGSGKTLSFLIPIVEKLLRLEEPIKKHHVGAIIISPTRELASQIYHVLLSLLAFHPPSASVINPSEDDDVPRQKFPSSTLKVVPQLLLGGSTTPAEDLSKFLKQSPNLLVSTPGRLLELLSSPHVHCPQSSFEMLVLDEADRLLDLGFKETLQNIIRRLPKQRRTGLFSASISEAVDQIVRVGLRNPVKVMVKVKGTSGAQDKRTPASLQMTYLTTPTIHKFDALKHILHSVDPTPQKTIFFASTCSGVDYLSAILPLILGDDFQLISLHGKHPANVREKNFNRFVNSYSPAILLTTDVASRGLDIPSVDLVVQIDPPSDPKTFIHRCGRAGRAGRRGLSVVLLHPGREEDYVSFLEVRKTPVAPFPHPISFSESEATAATKAVRKAVLADRALHDRGQKAFVSWLRSYSKHQASSIFRVADLDWESLGKAWGLLKLPKMPELRNFTGDRTLGVNLDWDDYKYKDKQREKRRIELLQESKEGDGTQESSNKRKATETTAWSNKLDDRNKKQKRREQKQRRQEKNKWEKMTEEERQKVRETEQMVESIRVKNEEERRLRRAGKAEAANAGKDEEEFEGFD
- a CDS encoding putative phosphatidate cytidylyltransferase, translating into MSAHDAIPETPRVISPSPAPSESRSRSRDGYSAPTTRSAARRQRLVDVSEESNNERQSGSRRSRTRSRSPNSPAGSTRQRKRKSNPMRPAKSPEPQTNGGAKPNGFLSPLAKADGIAHSISRSPSPMGLIPLHTRYRSFIHRHEIPRKVLHVSIGFFTLHLYSRGIQTTQITPWLFGALVPIAAVDVVRHRSETINKLYVRCVGALMRETEVQGYNGVIWYLLGAYAVLRFFPKDVGVMGVLLLSWCDTAASTFGRLYGRHTFQLRKGKSFAGTLSAWLVGVITAAAFWGFFVPNVGPFPNDPENAFMFTGRLNLVPDTIKNLIGWTADTVISGPLALGVMSVVSGLVAAGSEFVDLFGWDDNFTIPVLSGIGLWGFLKVFG
- a CDS encoding putative Rad2-like endonuclease, with the protein product MGIPGLINAIGPGERISLSKLAITHLERTARPIRVAVDISIWLFQVQAGRGGKNPELRTLFYRLLKFLALPVHPLFVYDGKHKPPFKRGKATGSTYGSAPIIGLSKILVDLFRFPRHDAPGEAEAECARLQRAGVVDAVMSNDVDALMFGSTLTIMNFSKESGSGTSAATHITCYEMGNLNSSSCSRLDRAGMILFAMLSGGDYLPSGVPKCGSKLAAEIARAGFGEDLLEVLNSEETELNVKLNEWRERLQYELEANESGYFQTKHKAVRIPESFPDRTVLSYYAKPIVSDSKDLEVLQRRLENAWDQEIDALELRRFAADTFEWNYRSGARKVIRLLAEPLVSYRLRLRKDLTAFPFRLSESDVPMLQKVYKSRTSFSTDGLTELQLDFVPIDIVGLDLLAEEPNPPLPPQETAASGDEEDAEANAEPAPQSPAKKRVTKRFDPYSSEKIWVFETVATIGIPEVVQAWKQEESEKASAPKKPSNRKTGPKKKGPIDPGMKRGSILKYGTLTKERTEITQLKQAQLFEAAISSTSTPKKHSASNVQGPLSASRDLSSHGLYYQQQTTAFDRSQDFDYSTNMLSLCNISPNVGIKRHPASTRPPLRGRRGAVFSGDSEVEASKVPDADSLDCSLSSVSPGRIRMSYSNVSYNDLFTTDSTDSAQPVRAKCRNMSKPDQSISKSQGSQGVQKLEQAMSSLLLDDIKPQGSTKERSHSLNITIPPAKRHLQKPEIRKVHYDRGIPKPRPDDTLIDLGEVSSPTVQNIREKLAFRNRATQRKSSVETLATSPKPCKKDTSEPAKVETTTEDLRDRKNDANKPSSHAESVIVYDGYWALEPNPKAGMASDESKSEVDNNTTNESSKSHRGKKRLSRVSILDLS